The following coding sequences lie in one Synechococcus sp. CC9902 genomic window:
- a CDS encoding thioredoxin family protein → MPSGAILMETVWICSAAMARTASTMLALGTPLPAFRLARVNGDKVNGVQVKADTFASTDFEQKPILLMVLCAHCPFVKHIEPEITRLENDFASQVQFVGLSSNSLITHPQDGPAQLAEQAQRHGWAFPYLLDDQQVLAKSLQAACTPEFYLFSQDSKDSSPTLQYRGQLDSSRPGNNQPLNGSDLRAALNAVLTGTSVSQKQVASVGCNVKWNPGQEPEWFG, encoded by the coding sequence ATGCCATCTGGCGCCATCCTGATGGAGACCGTTTGGATCTGCAGTGCTGCGATGGCTCGTACAGCTTCAACAATGCTGGCCCTTGGAACACCTTTGCCAGCATTTCGTTTGGCCAGGGTCAACGGAGACAAGGTCAACGGCGTCCAGGTCAAAGCTGACACGTTCGCCTCAACGGACTTTGAGCAAAAGCCAATCCTGCTCATGGTGCTTTGTGCCCATTGCCCCTTCGTAAAGCACATCGAACCTGAGATCACTCGCCTGGAGAACGACTTCGCTTCTCAGGTGCAATTCGTTGGCCTCAGCAGCAACAGCTTGATCACCCATCCCCAGGACGGACCAGCACAACTGGCAGAGCAGGCTCAACGCCATGGCTGGGCATTTCCGTATCTATTGGACGATCAACAGGTGCTCGCAAAATCCCTCCAAGCCGCCTGTACACCAGAGTTTTATCTGTTCAGCCAGGACAGCAAGGACAGCAGTCCAACCCTGCAATATCGGGGTCAGCTGGATTCCAGTAGGCCCGGCAACAACCAACCCTTGAATGGATCCGACCTCCGAGCCGCGCTCAATGCGGTGCTGACAGGAACATCAGTTAGCCAAAAACAGGTGGCCTCAGTGGGATGCAACGTGAAGTGGAACCCCGGCCAAGAGCCCGAGTGGTTTGGCTAA
- a CDS encoding cupin domain-containing protein: MWKGKEVRPKKIIRLHDEIRSDFYEQSDLSPEGLDWKKPTKKINAEVPKGRLKPMEEISDGFIDEIVNFKGTKRHVIANLGIRKAGTRVGIHVHENDGITFVLKGKGEITDFVEGSERSLNKQGDYYFMPRNVPMSASNLSGSDMTLLDLFVTDISTPLITIIEPGYPGYRNPVL; the protein is encoded by the coding sequence ATGTGGAAGGGGAAAGAAGTTCGACCCAAAAAGATAATCCGTTTGCATGACGAAATCCGATCAGATTTTTATGAACAAAGTGATTTAAGTCCTGAGGGTTTGGATTGGAAAAAGCCAACAAAGAAAATCAATGCCGAGGTGCCCAAGGGACGATTAAAGCCAATGGAGGAAATTTCGGATGGTTTTATTGATGAAATCGTCAATTTTAAAGGGACTAAGCGTCATGTAATTGCAAATTTAGGAATTCGCAAGGCAGGCACGCGTGTTGGTATTCATGTTCATGAGAATGATGGAATTACATTTGTGCTCAAAGGTAAAGGAGAGATCACCGATTTTGTTGAAGGAAGCGAAAGGTCTTTGAATAAGCAAGGCGATTATTATTTCATGCCTCGAAATGTGCCAATGTCTGCATCGAATTTATCGGGTAGTGACATGACTTTGTTGGACTTATTTGTCACTGATATCTCAACTCCGCTCATCACAATCATAGAGCCTGGCTATCCTGGATACCGCAATCCAGTTTTGTAA
- a CDS encoding NUDIX hydrolase, translating to MAPLPAPEPFELLETVETVDVRKLRFERNRIRLPMGVESTFGMVRHPGASLAVPITDDGRVVLLRQYRFAVQARLLEFPAGTLEAGEDPLQSMQRELGEEAGFSAARWDALGPMLPCPGYSDEVIHCFLARELTALENPPAGDDDEDLEVVTMTPVQLDDVLASGNEWLDGKSVTAWFRAKQLLGL from the coding sequence ATGGCACCGTTGCCGGCTCCGGAGCCTTTTGAGTTGCTCGAAACCGTCGAAACGGTGGATGTGCGCAAGCTTCGGTTCGAACGCAACAGGATCAGGTTGCCAATGGGTGTGGAAAGCACCTTCGGCATGGTTCGTCACCCCGGTGCCTCCTTGGCGGTACCGATCACCGATGACGGTCGGGTGGTGTTGTTGCGGCAATACCGCTTTGCGGTGCAGGCCCGCTTGTTGGAGTTCCCCGCCGGCACCCTTGAAGCTGGAGAGGATCCGCTTCAATCGATGCAGCGGGAGCTGGGGGAGGAAGCCGGCTTCAGCGCTGCCCGTTGGGATGCGCTTGGTCCGATGCTTCCTTGCCCTGGGTATTCCGATGAGGTGATCCATTGTTTTTTGGCCCGGGAGCTCACGGCTTTGGAGAATCCACCGGCTGGGGATGACGACGAGGATCTGGAGGTGGTCACGATGACCCCCGTTCAATTGGATGACGTACTGGCGTCTGGAAATGAGTGGCTGGATGGCAAGTCCGTCACGGCTTGGTTCCGAGCCAAACAGCTGTTGGGTCTCTAA
- a CDS encoding FAD-binding domain-containing protein translates to MPAPASPPIAGDLPRDISSREALNTLLEQEFPEASGAISPIRGGRRAAEKQIRKMDVKRYARSRNHVNGAVTRLSPYIRHGVFTLAEVRDAVFQGISKRDDGSKLINELGWRDFWQRMWQDLGDRIDDDQEAFKTGHSAASYSRELPDDVRDGCTGLACMDGFREELVSTGWLHNHARMWMAAWLVHWRHVHWKAGADWFLEHLLDGDPASNHLSWQWIASTFSHKPYFFNRDNLERYSEGRFCKTCSSANQCPFDASYEQLETTLFTQRAPIRDIPARRQNHRNKSTARPNPSTQRF, encoded by the coding sequence GTGCCAGCCCCTGCTTCGCCTCCAATCGCCGGTGATTTGCCAAGAGATATAAGTTCTCGAGAAGCTCTAAATACCTTGCTGGAACAAGAGTTTCCAGAAGCAAGTGGTGCGATCAGCCCGATCCGTGGCGGTCGGAGAGCAGCCGAAAAGCAAATCCGAAAAATGGATGTAAAGCGGTACGCCCGCAGCCGCAATCACGTCAACGGCGCCGTAACCCGTCTGTCTCCTTACATTCGCCACGGTGTTTTCACTCTTGCGGAGGTGCGTGATGCGGTGTTTCAAGGCATCAGCAAACGCGATGACGGGAGCAAGTTGATCAATGAGTTGGGCTGGCGCGACTTTTGGCAACGCATGTGGCAAGACCTCGGTGATCGCATCGACGACGACCAAGAAGCATTCAAAACCGGCCACAGCGCGGCCAGCTACAGCCGAGAGCTCCCAGACGACGTCCGTGATGGCTGCACAGGATTGGCCTGCATGGATGGATTTCGGGAGGAACTGGTCAGCACGGGCTGGCTCCATAACCACGCCCGGATGTGGATGGCCGCATGGCTGGTGCACTGGCGACATGTGCATTGGAAAGCCGGCGCGGATTGGTTCCTCGAGCACTTGCTTGATGGAGATCCCGCCAGCAACCATTTGAGTTGGCAATGGATCGCCAGCACCTTCAGCCACAAGCCCTACTTTTTCAATCGCGACAATCTTGAGCGCTACAGCGAAGGGCGTTTCTGCAAGACCTGTTCCAGCGCAAATCAGTGCCCCTTCGATGCCAGCTACGAACAGCTCGAGACCACCCTGTTCACTCAGCGGGCACCAATACGTGACATTCCGGCCCGTCGACAAAACCACCGCAACAAGTCGACGGCTCGTCCAAACCCCAGCACCCAGCGCTTCTGA
- the hisB gene encoding imidazoleglycerol-phosphate dehydratase HisB — MRTGEVHRHTGETDVKVKLDLDGSGCCEASTGVPFLDHMLNQISSHGLIDLTITAVGDTHIDDHHTNEDVGIAVGQALSQALGDRKGIHRFGHFVAPLDEALVQVALDCSGRPHISYGLTIPTQKIGSYDTELVKEFFVAVANNSGLTLHIRQLDGVNSHHIVEACFKAFARALRMATEIDPRRAGAIPSSKGVLEQAGAN, encoded by the coding sequence ATGCGCACGGGTGAAGTTCACCGCCATACCGGCGAGACCGACGTCAAGGTCAAGCTCGACCTCGATGGAAGTGGTTGTTGCGAGGCTTCTACCGGTGTGCCCTTCCTCGATCACATGCTGAATCAAATCAGCAGCCATGGATTAATCGATCTGACGATTACTGCGGTGGGTGATACCCACATCGATGATCACCACACCAACGAAGACGTGGGCATCGCGGTGGGTCAGGCCCTCAGTCAAGCCTTAGGTGATCGAAAGGGGATCCATCGGTTTGGTCATTTTGTGGCGCCCCTCGATGAAGCCCTTGTGCAAGTGGCATTGGATTGCTCTGGTCGGCCTCATATCAGCTATGGGCTAACCATTCCTACCCAAAAGATTGGCAGTTACGACACAGAATTGGTCAAAGAATTTTTCGTCGCAGTTGCGAATAACAGTGGGCTCACCCTGCATATCCGCCAGTTGGATGGTGTGAATTCCCATCACATCGTGGAGGCCTGCTTTAAGGCTTTTGCCCGTGCTCTGCGTATGGCCACTGAAATTGATCCCCGTCGAGCCGGCGCGATCCCGAGCAGTAAAGGTGTTTTAGAGCAGGCTGGCGCCAACTAA
- a CDS encoding carotenoid oxygenase family protein, whose product MTVAPTRPYSREDWSSAFVNVDEELTDVALIPVRGTIPSELKGTLYRNGPGRLERNGHRVHHPFDGDGMIAAMRFENGAVSLTNRFVRTEGWLAEEKANKVLYRGVFGSQKPGGRLANAFDLRLKNIANTNVVRLGDQLLALWEAAEPHALDPVSLETRGLSRMDGVLKKGEAFSAHPRFDAGHHDRPRMVTFGVKAGPRSTIRLMEFATDGPDAGVLLNDRSDSFPGFAFLHDFAITPNWAVFLQNAISFNPLPFVTGEKGAAQCLASQPGGKGRFWLIPRDCGRFAGQKPRILEAPDGFVFHHLNAFEDGDHVVVESIVYDDFPSIGPDDDFAQVDFDSIPEGILHRCRLDLSREMVQTERIANRTCEFAMVNPQRQGLSAQYAWMAVAERDIGNDPLQAIQKLDLSSGDTSTWSAAPRGFVSEPLMVARPGASAEDDGWVLDLVWNGARGASDLVILNAADLSEAAVLELPLAIPHGLHGSWAASV is encoded by the coding sequence GTGACTGTTGCACCCACCCGTCCATACAGCCGCGAGGACTGGTCGAGTGCCTTCGTCAATGTGGATGAAGAGCTCACCGATGTGGCGCTCATCCCTGTGCGTGGCACCATTCCCTCCGAACTCAAGGGCACGCTCTATCGCAATGGTCCTGGCCGCCTAGAACGCAATGGCCATCGGGTTCACCACCCCTTCGATGGCGACGGAATGATCGCCGCGATGCGGTTTGAGAATGGCGCTGTTTCCCTCACCAATCGTTTTGTCCGCACGGAAGGTTGGCTCGCCGAGGAAAAGGCCAATAAGGTTCTTTATCGCGGTGTCTTTGGGAGTCAGAAGCCCGGTGGGCGCCTCGCCAATGCCTTCGATTTACGGCTGAAAAACATCGCCAATACCAATGTGGTGCGGCTTGGGGATCAGCTTCTAGCTCTCTGGGAGGCTGCAGAGCCCCATGCCCTTGACCCCGTCAGTTTGGAAACGCGTGGCTTGTCACGGATGGATGGTGTGTTGAAAAAGGGAGAGGCGTTTAGTGCTCACCCGCGCTTCGATGCTGGGCACCACGACCGCCCGAGGATGGTCACATTTGGGGTGAAAGCTGGCCCCCGCAGCACCATCCGCTTAATGGAGTTCGCCACCGATGGCCCAGATGCTGGTGTGCTTTTGAACGACCGATCCGACAGCTTTCCGGGCTTCGCGTTCTTGCACGACTTTGCGATAACACCCAACTGGGCGGTGTTTCTTCAAAACGCTATTTCCTTCAATCCGCTGCCGTTTGTCACTGGAGAAAAGGGCGCTGCGCAATGTTTGGCGTCCCAGCCGGGTGGGAAAGGACGCTTCTGGTTGATTCCTCGAGATTGTGGTCGTTTCGCTGGTCAAAAACCGCGCATCCTTGAAGCTCCAGATGGATTTGTGTTCCATCACCTCAATGCCTTTGAGGATGGAGATCACGTGGTGGTGGAGAGCATCGTTTACGACGACTTTCCATCGATTGGTCCAGACGATGATTTTGCCCAGGTCGATTTCGACAGCATTCCAGAGGGGATCCTGCATCGTTGCCGGCTTGATTTGAGTCGTGAGATGGTTCAAACCGAGCGGATTGCCAACCGCACCTGCGAGTTCGCCATGGTGAATCCTCAGCGCCAGGGACTTTCAGCGCAATATGCCTGGATGGCGGTGGCCGAACGGGATATCGGTAATGATCCGCTGCAGGCTATCCAGAAGCTGGATCTGAGCTCTGGCGACACCAGCACATGGAGTGCTGCGCCCCGTGGTTTCGTTAGCGAGCCCTTGATGGTTGCTCGCCCTGGTGCTTCCGCAGAGGATGATGGTTGGGTGCTGGATTTGGTCTGGAACGGAGCGCGCGGAGCGTCCGACCTGGTGATCCTCAATGCGGCTGACTTATCTGAAGCGGCCGTACTCGAATTGCCCTTGGCGATTCCCCATGGACTGCATGGCAGCTGGGCAGCATCGGTCTGA
- the folK gene encoding 2-amino-4-hydroxy-6-hydroxymethyldihydropteridine diphosphokinase yields MLRSDDLPLAIALGANLPYADAGSRQTLLMVRPLLTVVVNDWAAVPLRFSWSPLFDTTPIGGPPDQPRYWNAVVVVHGLVATPSNEAAMRLLGELHQLESQFGRQRSSEQRWGPRTLDLDLLFWGEHRMEHPNLVLPHPRLHLRGFVLEPLLAAMNQSSDWIA; encoded by the coding sequence ATGCTCCGCAGTGACGATCTTCCCCTCGCGATTGCCCTCGGTGCGAACCTGCCGTATGCCGATGCTGGGTCGCGACAAACCCTGTTGATGGTGCGTCCGTTGTTGACCGTTGTGGTGAACGATTGGGCTGCGGTTCCACTGCGGTTCAGTTGGTCGCCGTTATTCGACACCACCCCGATCGGTGGTCCACCGGATCAGCCGCGCTATTGGAACGCTGTGGTGGTCGTGCATGGGCTCGTTGCAACTCCATCGAATGAGGCGGCGATGAGGTTGTTGGGCGAATTGCACCAGCTGGAATCGCAATTTGGGCGGCAGCGATCCTCGGAACAACGTTGGGGGCCGCGCACCTTGGATCTCGATTTGTTGTTTTGGGGAGAGCACCGGATGGAGCATCCCAACTTGGTGCTCCCCCATCCGCGTCTTCATCTCCGCGGCTTTGTCCTTGAGCCGCTGTTGGCCGCCATGAATCAATCCTCCGACTGGATCGCCTGA
- a CDS encoding DegT/DnrJ/EryC1/StrS family aminotransferase encodes MQVPPFSLSQQINDLSADLERAVLSVLQSGQYIGGAQIQHFETAFAAATGVDFAVGCNSGTDALILALRALGVGAGDEVITCSFSFFATAEAISAVGATPVFVDVDPTTYLINFDQIEAVITPRSKALIPVHLFGRPVDMTRCMAIATTHNLKVVEDCAQATGATWAGQPVGSFGDVGCFSFFPTKNLGAAGDGGAVTTNDAGLAQTMRELAVHGMPQRYLHTALGYNSRLDAIQAAVLNVKLPKLAGWIKNRSTIANRYLERLAELPGIVLPKGDNGHSWNQFVVRVGPCANASPLCAGSCPTSATSATHGLPESRCRDWFKQALQDAGVSTIIYYPIPIHRQPAYAHLGHGEGTFPVTERLCSEVLSLPIFPELTATQQDQVVKALENLLSHDPLVKNVTQNRMVA; translated from the coding sequence ATGCAGGTTCCTCCGTTCAGCCTCAGCCAACAGATCAATGATCTGAGTGCCGATCTCGAGAGGGCAGTGCTATCTGTGCTGCAGAGCGGCCAATACATAGGCGGCGCTCAAATCCAACACTTCGAAACAGCATTTGCTGCTGCCACGGGTGTGGATTTTGCTGTGGGCTGCAATAGCGGCACTGATGCCCTGATCCTGGCGCTGCGAGCCCTAGGGGTGGGGGCTGGTGATGAGGTGATTACCTGCTCTTTTAGTTTTTTCGCCACAGCGGAAGCGATCAGTGCCGTTGGCGCCACTCCCGTTTTTGTGGATGTCGACCCGACCACGTACCTCATCAACTTCGATCAAATCGAAGCGGTGATCACACCACGCAGTAAGGCACTAATTCCAGTGCATCTGTTCGGTCGTCCGGTGGACATGACCCGATGCATGGCCATTGCTACCACCCACAACCTCAAGGTGGTCGAAGACTGCGCCCAGGCGACTGGCGCCACCTGGGCTGGTCAGCCTGTAGGAAGCTTCGGTGATGTGGGCTGCTTTAGTTTCTTCCCCACCAAAAACCTTGGTGCGGCTGGTGATGGTGGTGCCGTCACCACCAACGATGCTGGGCTCGCCCAAACCATGCGAGAGCTTGCTGTGCATGGCATGCCACAGCGTTATCTCCACACGGCCCTCGGATACAACAGCCGCCTCGACGCGATCCAGGCAGCGGTGCTCAATGTGAAATTGCCAAAACTGGCGGGTTGGATCAAGAACCGCAGCACCATTGCAAACCGCTACCTAGAGCGGCTGGCCGAATTACCCGGCATCGTTTTACCCAAGGGAGACAACGGGCACAGCTGGAATCAATTCGTTGTGCGCGTGGGTCCATGTGCCAATGCTTCCCCACTCTGTGCAGGTAGCTGCCCAACCTCCGCCACCAGCGCCACCCACGGCCTGCCCGAGAGCCGTTGCCGGGATTGGTTCAAGCAAGCGCTTCAGGATGCAGGGGTGAGCACGATTATTTATTACCCAATTCCGATTCATCGCCAACCGGCATACGCCCACCTCGGACATGGAGAAGGCACTTTTCCTGTCACAGAACGATTGTGTAGTGAGGTCCTGAGCTTGCCGATCTTTCCTGAATTAACGGCCACGCAACAAGACCAAGTCGTGAAGGCTTTGGAGAATCTCCTCAGCCACGACCCTTTAGTCAAAAACGTGACTCAAAATCGAATGGTGGCGTAA
- a CDS encoding FAD-binding domain-containing protein, with amino-acid sequence MTASRVLFWHRRDLRLADNLGIQAAVEISPAVTGVYVLDPALIQPPQSLPPMAPARLWFLLESLIELQQRWRAAGSRLLILEGDPVQVLPPLAERLGAEAVVWNRDVEPYSRERDRQVAKRLQADGRKVVVDWDQLLIPPELLKTGAGDPYRVYGPFLRNWRGKVQAQQPITIEAPSGLVDLHSDLVPDRDPLAALLHRHGFQGTEICPCRPGESAALEQLTLFADGPLSGYEPDRNFPSVVGTSYLSAALSVGTLSPRQAWCAAQQGRDHARSDEQRTAIAVWEQELGWREFYQQALFHFPELADGPYREQWRRFPWENNEAWFSSWREGMTGMPIIDAAMRQLNESGWMHNRCRMIVASFLVKDLICDWRWGERAFMELEVDGDLAANNGGWQWSASSGMDPKPLRIFNPATQATKFDADGEYIRRWVPELRHVNTKDLLTGEIGGLERRGYPEPLITHKTQQALFKTLYATIRS; translated from the coding sequence ATGACAGCCTCCCGCGTTCTCTTTTGGCATCGCCGCGATCTGCGCTTGGCCGACAACCTCGGCATTCAGGCCGCTGTTGAGATCAGTCCTGCGGTGACTGGGGTGTATGTGCTGGATCCAGCCCTGATCCAGCCTCCCCAGTCGTTGCCACCCATGGCACCGGCCCGGTTGTGGTTTTTGTTGGAGAGCCTGATCGAACTTCAGCAGCGTTGGCGTGCTGCTGGAAGCCGGTTGCTGATCTTGGAGGGTGATCCCGTGCAGGTGCTGCCGCCGTTGGCAGAACGGCTTGGTGCCGAAGCTGTGGTCTGGAACAGGGATGTGGAGCCTTACAGCCGTGAACGGGATCGGCAGGTGGCGAAGCGGTTGCAGGCTGATGGTCGAAAGGTGGTGGTGGATTGGGATCAGCTGCTGATCCCCCCGGAGTTACTCAAAACGGGTGCTGGCGATCCGTATCGCGTGTATGGACCTTTCTTGCGCAACTGGCGGGGCAAGGTGCAGGCTCAACAGCCCATCACCATTGAGGCTCCTTCAGGCCTTGTTGATCTGCATTCCGACTTGGTGCCGGATAGGGATCCCTTGGCTGCGCTACTCCATAGACATGGATTCCAAGGCACGGAGATCTGCCCGTGTAGGCCTGGCGAATCGGCAGCCCTGGAGCAGCTCACCCTTTTTGCGGATGGGCCCCTCTCCGGCTACGAACCCGATCGGAATTTCCCCAGCGTGGTTGGTACGTCGTATCTCAGTGCGGCGTTGAGCGTTGGCACGTTGAGTCCCCGGCAAGCGTGGTGTGCGGCACAACAGGGTCGTGACCATGCCCGTAGCGATGAACAGCGCACGGCGATTGCTGTGTGGGAGCAAGAACTGGGCTGGCGTGAGTTTTACCAGCAAGCCTTGTTTCATTTTCCTGAGCTGGCGGATGGTCCTTACCGGGAGCAATGGCGTCGATTCCCTTGGGAGAACAACGAAGCGTGGTTTTCCTCTTGGCGGGAGGGGATGACGGGCATGCCGATCATTGATGCGGCGATGCGTCAGCTCAATGAGAGCGGTTGGATGCACAACCGTTGCCGCATGATCGTGGCGTCATTCCTGGTGAAGGATCTGATCTGTGATTGGCGTTGGGGCGAACGCGCCTTTATGGAACTGGAGGTGGATGGCGATTTGGCGGCGAACAACGGTGGTTGGCAGTGGAGTGCCAGCAGTGGCATGGACCCCAAGCCGCTGCGGATTTTTAACCCCGCCACCCAGGCCACAAAATTTGATGCCGATGGCGAGTACATCCGCCGTTGGGTGCCTGAACTACGGCACGTGAACACCAAAGATCTACTTACCGGTGAAATTGGTGGTCTCGAGCGTCGTGGTTATCCCGAACCTTTGATCACTCACAAAACCCAGCAGGCACTGTTTAAGACGCTTTACGCCACTATCCGGTCTTGA
- a CDS encoding SIMPL domain-containing protein (The SIMPL domain is named for its presence in mouse protein SIMPL (signalling molecule that associates with mouse pelle-like kinase). Bacterial member BP26, from Brucella, was shown to assemble into a channel-like structure, while YggE from E. coli has been associated with resistance to oxidative stress.), translating to MRSFRAVVIVGLLLGAATPMHAHEVRCDGTLLELAVVEEGTSHTDRFQFALRLEAKASSKNDALNELNRRLGTVRRKISGLAMGGLIVSAPRTYTVGSTTATQQRHQATSSITGEVSRSNYDPLIQQAGRLPGVSLQGMTSLSSTDGARSLQQQLLERALATGRRQAESTQQLLGLRQLRLIRIDQRSGGGALRMSALSRKERSFDPAEAPKPRQSIRLNLDYCLN from the coding sequence ATGCGGAGTTTTAGAGCTGTTGTGATCGTTGGCTTGCTGTTGGGAGCGGCAACTCCGATGCATGCGCACGAGGTGAGGTGTGACGGAACTCTGTTGGAGCTTGCCGTCGTCGAGGAGGGCACCAGCCACACAGATCGTTTTCAATTCGCCTTGCGTTTGGAAGCGAAAGCCAGTTCGAAGAACGATGCTTTGAACGAATTGAATCGTCGGCTCGGCACGGTTCGCCGAAAGATTTCTGGCTTGGCGATGGGGGGACTCATCGTGTCGGCCCCACGCACTTATACGGTTGGCAGCACAACTGCAACTCAGCAGCGTCATCAGGCCACCTCCAGCATCACCGGTGAGGTGAGCCGTTCCAACTACGACCCCTTGATTCAGCAGGCTGGACGTTTGCCCGGCGTCAGTCTTCAGGGGATGACGTCGCTGTCCTCCACGGATGGTGCACGTTCTCTGCAACAGCAATTGCTTGAGAGAGCCTTAGCCACAGGGCGGCGACAAGCGGAGTCCACACAGCAGCTGTTGGGACTACGCCAACTTCGGTTGATCCGGATTGATCAGCGCAGTGGGGGAGGTGCTCTACGCATGAGTGCCCTGTCTCGCAAGGAAAGGAGTTTTGACCCAGCTGAAGCGCCCAAACCCCGTCAATCCATTCGACTCAATCTCGACTATTGCTTGAATTGA
- the fabI gene encoding enoyl-ACP reductase FabI, producing the protein MLLDLTGKKILVTGIANNRSIAWGIAQQLKAAGADLGITYLPDDKGRFESKVRELTAPLEPSLFLPLNVQDPEQMASVFAEIKEKWGVLDGLVHCLAFAGKEELIGDYSATTAEGFARSLDISAYSLAPLCAHAKPLFSEKAGVITLSYLGADRAIPNYNVMGVAKAALEASVRYLAAELGPDKQVRVNAISAGPIRTLASSAIGGILDMIHHVEERAPLRRTVTQMEVGGTAAFLLSDLASGISGQTIYVDAGYCVTGM; encoded by the coding sequence ATGCTGCTCGATCTCACCGGCAAAAAAATCTTGGTTACCGGCATTGCCAACAACCGCTCGATTGCCTGGGGCATCGCTCAGCAACTCAAAGCGGCAGGTGCTGACCTTGGCATCACCTACCTCCCCGACGACAAAGGCCGTTTTGAATCCAAGGTGCGTGAGCTCACCGCTCCTTTGGAGCCCAGCTTGTTCTTGCCCCTGAATGTCCAAGATCCAGAACAGATGGCGAGTGTGTTCGCCGAGATCAAAGAAAAGTGGGGCGTCCTTGATGGTTTGGTCCACTGCCTGGCTTTCGCCGGCAAAGAGGAATTGATTGGTGATTACAGCGCCACCACGGCGGAAGGTTTTGCGCGCTCCTTGGATATCAGCGCCTATTCCTTGGCTCCACTCTGTGCCCATGCCAAGCCGCTGTTCAGCGAGAAGGCTGGTGTGATCACCCTCTCCTACCTGGGCGCTGACCGCGCGATCCCGAACTACAACGTCATGGGTGTTGCTAAGGCAGCCCTAGAAGCGTCAGTTCGCTACTTGGCTGCCGAGCTCGGTCCGGACAAGCAGGTTCGCGTCAATGCCATCAGTGCCGGCCCCATCCGCACGCTGGCCAGTTCAGCCATCGGCGGCATCCTCGACATGATTCACCACGTTGAGGAAAGAGCTCCTTTGCGTCGCACCGTCACTCAGATGGAAGTGGGAGGCACTGCTGCGTTTCTCTTGAGCGACCTGGCTAGCGGGATTTCGGGGCAAACCATTTATGTGGATGCCGGCTACTGCGTGACTGGGATGTGA